One genomic window of Boudabousia tangfeifanii includes the following:
- a CDS encoding M13 family metallopeptidase, translated as MKNTTLNFNSPLLSGGDASIRPQDDLFGAVNGQWLETFEIPSDRPMHGAFYDLFDQSEENVNQIIKECAEGKIEDADAEKISLIYNSFLDEKTIEERGISDLLPLYEAVNQTESHEEFGYLLGVETRHGSGNLFGFYVENNSNDPGTYHPYFHQGGLSLPDESFYHDETQAGTREAYLEYLTKFLPLAGVVSEAEAEKAAKTILEFETSIADLHWDRVRARDISQTNNQMTWDELVASASDFPWEQWVKGLDLPAEQLAKLVVRQPDFFSGLAKLYAKTELSTLQLWLRWKIAKSNSRLLTSELVLADFDFWSKQLTGAQELRARWKRGVSLVQDMIGQGLGRLYVARHFPPANKAKMEVLVENLTEAYRQSIQTLDWMGAETREEALDKLAKFNPKIGYPNSWRDYSSLKLADKSLVEMARESARFETDFELRRIGDPINPDEWHMDPQEVNAYYNPVNNEIVFPAAILQPPFFDPEAADAINYAGIGAVIGHEIGHGFDDQGSKYDGKGALRDWWTAEDRAEFEKRTKKLIDQYNQFSPRNLSDEYKVNGEFTIGENIGDLGGLAIAWKAWLLSLKDRGIEKWEDAPEVDGIAAAQAFFVSWGLIWRTKAREEIAKHLLTIDPHSPGEFRCNGIVSNLDSFYEVFGVTKDDKLWLDPEDRVTIW; from the coding sequence ATGAAAAATACAACTTTAAACTTTAATTCACCATTGCTTTCGGGAGGGGACGCGAGTATTCGCCCGCAAGATGACCTCTTCGGAGCAGTTAATGGCCAGTGGCTGGAAACTTTTGAAATCCCCTCAGATCGTCCAATGCATGGTGCCTTCTATGATCTCTTTGATCAGTCGGAAGAGAATGTAAACCAAATCATCAAAGAATGTGCAGAGGGCAAGATTGAGGATGCTGATGCTGAAAAGATCAGCCTCATCTACAATTCCTTCCTCGACGAAAAGACTATTGAAGAACGTGGCATTTCCGATTTGCTGCCCCTTTATGAAGCAGTCAACCAAACTGAATCTCACGAAGAGTTTGGGTACCTGCTCGGTGTTGAAACTCGTCATGGGTCCGGCAACCTTTTTGGTTTCTACGTTGAAAACAACTCAAACGATCCCGGTACCTACCACCCTTATTTCCACCAAGGTGGTCTTTCACTACCAGACGAGTCCTTCTATCATGATGAAACGCAGGCTGGTACTCGAGAAGCTTACCTAGAATACCTTACTAAGTTCCTCCCTCTAGCCGGTGTGGTTTCCGAGGCCGAGGCTGAAAAAGCCGCCAAGACCATTCTCGAATTTGAAACTTCGATTGCTGATCTTCATTGGGATCGTGTCCGTGCTCGAGACATTTCACAGACCAATAACCAAATGACATGGGATGAACTGGTTGCTAGCGCCTCTGATTTCCCATGGGAACAATGGGTAAAAGGCCTCGATCTGCCAGCTGAACAACTAGCCAAGCTAGTTGTTCGCCAGCCCGACTTTTTCTCTGGATTGGCTAAGCTATACGCAAAGACAGAGCTATCCACTCTTCAGCTATGGCTACGTTGGAAAATCGCGAAGTCTAACTCTCGACTTTTAACTAGTGAACTAGTACTTGCCGACTTTGATTTCTGGAGCAAGCAGCTAACTGGAGCTCAAGAACTACGCGCCCGCTGGAAGCGAGGAGTTAGCCTTGTGCAAGATATGATCGGCCAAGGGCTAGGCCGACTATATGTGGCTCGACACTTCCCACCTGCGAATAAAGCCAAAATGGAAGTTCTAGTTGAAAATCTCACCGAAGCATATCGCCAATCAATCCAGACCCTTGACTGGATGGGAGCAGAAACCCGCGAAGAAGCATTGGATAAGCTTGCAAAATTCAATCCAAAGATCGGTTACCCCAATAGCTGGCGTGACTACAGCAGCTTAAAGCTAGCTGATAAATCATTAGTAGAAATGGCACGTGAAAGCGCCCGCTTTGAAACTGACTTTGAGCTCAGAAGAATTGGCGACCCGATTAATCCAGATGAATGGCATATGGATCCACAGGAAGTTAATGCCTACTACAATCCGGTAAACAATGAGATTGTCTTCCCTGCTGCTATCCTACAGCCTCCCTTCTTCGATCCAGAAGCAGCGGATGCCATTAACTATGCTGGTATCGGCGCGGTTATTGGTCACGAAATTGGCCACGGATTCGATGATCAGGGCAGCAAATATGACGGTAAAGGCGCACTACGCGACTGGTGGACAGCTGAAGACCGTGCAGAGTTTGAAAAGCGTACTAAGAAGCTCATTGATCAATACAACCAGTTCTCACCTCGTAATCTCTCTGATGAATACAAGGTCAATGGCGAATTTACTATTGGTGAGAATATCGGCGATCTCGGCGGCTTAGCTATTGCTTGGAAGGCTTGGCTACTTTCGCTCAAGGATCGAGGAATCGAAAAATGGGAAGATGCTCCTGAAGTTGATGGTATCGCCGCAGCCCAAGCATTCTTTGTCTCATGGGGTCTAATTTGGCGTACCAAAGCACGTGAAGAGATCGCTAAGCATCTACTTACCATCGATCCCCATTCGCCTGGAGAATTCCGTTGCAACGGTATCGTCTCGAACCTCGATTCCTTCTACGAAGTATTCGGAGTAACTAAAGACGACAAGCTCTGGTTAGATCCAGAAGATCGCGTGACCATCTGGTGA
- a CDS encoding ribose-5-phosphate isomerase: MRIHLGTDHAGFELKNRLADYLRDQGHEVVDHGAHSYEPLDDYPAFCIAAAQGVVADPGSLGIVIGGSGNGEQIAANKVKGARCALAWSVETAKLAREHNNANLMGIGGRMHTWEAAVEIIDAFLSEPFSEDERHIRRIEQISEFEVK, encoded by the coding sequence ATGAGAATTCATCTAGGAACTGACCATGCTGGTTTTGAGTTAAAGAATCGTCTCGCAGATTATCTTCGAGATCAAGGACATGAAGTCGTCGACCATGGGGCACATTCTTATGAGCCGTTGGACGATTATCCGGCTTTTTGTATTGCCGCTGCTCAGGGAGTAGTTGCAGATCCTGGAAGTCTAGGGATTGTTATTGGTGGCTCAGGTAATGGTGAGCAAATTGCCGCCAATAAGGTTAAGGGTGCTCGTTGTGCCTTGGCCTGGTCGGTTGAGACTGCCAAACTTGCTCGAGAGCATAATAATGCCAACTTGATGGGCATTGGCGGGCGAATGCATACTTGGGAAGCAGCAGTCGAAATTATTGACGCCTTCTTATCAGAACCTTTTAGTGAAGATGAACGACACATTCGTCGTATTGAACAGATTTCTGAATTCGAAGTGAAATAG